The DNA segment ACATTATATAATAACCTTCTTATCATATTCCATACCCCACTTTAACACTTGTCGTATCCCAAACTTACacattaaaaatactatttttacaTTCTTTCCTAACCCCAGTTTTTCTCAGTAAATTTCACCATCACTAATGTATTGAAACCGCGTGTCTCTTTTTCAGTCAAATTATGAAAACGCGTAAGCAAATTAAACCACGATAGAAAAAAGTTGTTCTTAAGCAATGTCTGTGCATAAgcttaaataaaagaaaaaaagtttcatgttttaattttgaatgtaCTGGGAGAGTCACTATACACAACGTGAAAGTTGTAGATTTAATGATATCGAACCAACCCATATATAAAAGAACATTGCTTCcgacaaaaaaatttgaaaataatgaattgTACTGTATGACTGATTGATTACAAGACATTAATTAGATGATCAATGTCTCATCCTGCTTATGCTTTTGAGATCGAATAACTCTACTAAATAGTAAACAATTGGTAAGTAAAATACCTGTTAGTTAATCACGTTACAAATCGAACgtatttatagataaaatatacTTAGTAACCTTTGGATCGTggttatgttaattttaatcaaagatatatacaaatggtaaaattacaacaaaagttatgattttataataggttaaaattaatttactctACACATATGTACTATTTTCATGCAAAAGTATGcatgaacatgtttttgttttacatttaagATTATTTTCCTGTTATTAGGGACGAAAACAAGTTATTTCACTTAGCCTACACCATTTTCACTTCTACTAGTACTAAAGTTTTTATAATCTAATAttacattaatcttttaaaatgttaacattgtaaacaaaattattttatcatgatgatatatataataagtaatacatttattaataatgtaaaaatcgTTTGCACTAtcttaaaacattaattataatatataaaatatacttaagtAAATGGTGCATCCATCTTTTTCCAATATTATACCTATTAATTTATGTAAGATATAGTTTATACCATAACTATCTCATCTACTCGATGATGGTCATAATGTATTTAAAGATATACCTAATCATATATGTGAATAAAACCATGATAATGGACTAATAACTATCTAACTAAAAGTATGACCGTGTTCTTCCATTCCTCATTGGTGGGAACCTAAAAGAttcacagaagaagaaaaaaagaattttgaagttTTGGTAGCTATTCAATAaggaaaaaattcttttaatgactattttttgactattttttgacaattttttgacaacgcttAGGTAGTAGTTTATGATTgtttcgtttcaaatatttttttaaatataaattcaaacgtATCAATAAAGTATTGACacttgtcaaaaagttattaaaaatagttgtcaaaatatcaagaTTCATTCAACAATtgtctatcttctcttcatttttgtCTTTTGTAAATTTCTGAGCATCTACTTATGTCTCTATTATCCTAGTTGCATCAAACGAGAACATCGTATTCAAGCGTGGAACTCACCGTGAAACTGGAGATCCCTGTAACACTTCAACATAGTATATTCCAAatggaaaaagttattttaacaacacttttttaacaattttttgacaatgaaTACGTgttagtttgtgattggtcggtttcaaatatttttttaaacataaattcaaatagaccaataaagtgatgacacatgtcctgttgtcaaaaaattgttaaaaaaagttatcaaaatatcaagaTCCATTCCAAAAAGTGGAGGTCCATATGGATACAATGGATGTTTTGACCTACTTATGAAGAGTATCCTTTGTATATCATACTACTAATAAATTTttcgagaaaaaaaatatatatggaaGAAATACGACATTTGATGAATCATTAATATACTTTATAACTTATTGATATCACTTTCTAAAACTTTGAATAATAGATTTATGAATGATGTTTAATATTCTCTTTTAATAATTCAATGTgtaaattatattgttatttagattttctaatattttattcactctATGAACTAATTATAAGATCGTATAGAAACAATTTCAttgttatttatgaaaaattcacGACGTATATAAATTATGCATATTTATGAGATTGTATTGAACTTGgtattattaaatgaatatgtTGGAGAGGCCAAAGAGCTTTTGCacggttaaaaaaaaattatccattatacaaaatatttagagATAAGATAATCTAAAGTTGAAGGCTTGAAAcgtttgaaataatatttttggagTTTTTACAAGCATATACTTTCTACTATCCAAGAACATAGAAGAACCTAGAGCTAGGTAATAGTGGCAGACCAATCCATCACTTCAGTTTTTTCAGACTGTGATTTTGTTCATACTTTGAAAAGTTGAATCAATGGTCTAGAACTTAATGTCGTTTTCGATCAATAATGGAACGAGTAGTAGTGACTAGTGAGCGTCTCAAATTTCAACGCGTAAATTTCATAGATGTTACTTTAATCCTCTGTGCATGATAATGAGTTTTTAAAAGGCAGGCTCCAAAGGTAGGAATCcgtataaaactatataaaaatgaaagatttattaattaattactttaaaattttggataaaGAGAATTACTCCTTTATATGATTTGACTTAGATATTATTAGTGTTTGTGTAATTTACATGTAAGTTCCTCCTCTTCGATACATCCaacaagtttttgtttttttttttttttttcatgatgaGTGAATTTGGCACATGACAATTGACGAAGAAGGTCTGAGAAATATATGTGTTGGTTAGGTCCAAGTCCATTGACCAATACGTGAGTTGAAATCCATGCTTGAAAGTGTCACATGGCACTTAGCCATAGTGGTGGACACCTTCGTTGTCACGTATCAAAGTGCAACCGTGTAGCTTTAGAACATGGAGCTTCTATAGAACCGTAGACTTGAGCACTAACACATTTTAGCATTCCACGTGTAATAACAATGGTCAAACAAATCATGTTGTCATCTATTCATGTTTTGTTTATGAAGTTACAATATCTATAACTTGTTTTTGACTTACTTCATGGAAATAAGTTACAATCTATCTCACATttactagagataaggccaaaatttataatatataagtgaggtggtCACCTCATCCGATGTCGAGCCACTATTGGACCGCTTAATTTCTACGATCACATACGAGAGTCTATCCTAACGAGTTCTAAGTAGATATTTCTGTTTCCATCCGTTATCGGGCCATTATTGGACCAtctaatttctactatcacgcacaagagcctatcctagcaagttctaaacatttttgtttccacccgttatcggaccactattggaccatccaatttctactatcacgcacgagatacTAAATCTTACCTTAGAGAGTGTCTGTCATAACATAACAGGTCAAAAGTACAACAGTAAGCATGTCTTGAAACATggtttctctttcatttcatgtgttgaaatgaataaaatgttGATGAAATTCATGAGACAGATAAATTTTTGAAGTCCAAAGGAAGGAAATGCATCTAAGATATAAGGGCAAAATACATCCAAGGCCCAAAAGGCTCCCAAACACTACAACAGTATGCATGGTAGATGGAAACAACCTTCACTTATACTTTTCCTTTTGggcttctcttctttctctatcaaatcaaagaTTCAATCCATTGTTGGTGTTGTTGCTTTACTAAAGAACATAAAGAAAGCTAAAATTCAACTATAAAATCAGGACAAAACTTAGATACAACAGGGTATGCTGTGCTTTATTATGTCTTGTTAATTCGATAATaccttttcttactttttttctctttttttcaccaaaaaaaaaatacaaaattcacttctttataatcattttaaaaacataaataatagaaaaatgagaGTAATACAACAACACTATTTTTACTCTTATGAAAGAAGTTTTTCTAATACTTCTTAAAAACagcaaacaaataaaaaaactataaacgAAATATTAACTACAGAGATAAAGTTTTACTTCTGATACTCCTATGAAAGATCATtacctgttttttttttttcttaaaaggaCAAACAAGCAAACCAATGCATCCctaattaatcaaggaattaacTACTTTCTGTCACATTAATGTTCAATTTCCAACCCAAATAACATCCAATGGCATCATATATATCATACATAGTTATAAACAAATGATGTTTTCAACACGAAATTGTGTTAATGCAAGCAAGAGTAACATCAGCATTCATAGATTCATTTGAAGGAACCTTGAGGACCCCAATTAGGCAGTGAACAATCTGAATTAATACTGAGATCCTTGATAGTTCGGCTTGATTTTATAGGCACTGAAAGGCCCTTAAAGCTTGGAGATCTTTGCTGGTTACCACTAAACTTGGCCATCCTACCACCACTAAGCACCTCACTGTTAATGGAAGATGCAATTGATAGCTTTTTCTTGCATGGTGAATAGCTATCAGAATTCATGTCAATGTTCCCCCCGGTCCTTATTTTTGGTGAGCTTGTTGATCTTGCTTTTGCTTTGGCTGATTCTGTTGCAGCCATGTATGCTGGAGTTGCAGGAGAGCTTGAAAATGACTGGTCTTCTCCCACAGAACACTGTCTCCTATGAGGAAAAGATCTTCTTGAACCCATTGTAGGAGAATCCAATCCTTCAACTGTATTTTGCCTGTTAATACTTCTCACCTTAAGTTGTCTGCTTCCATATTCGTCTCCACTCCTAGCATGAGAGCTAAAAACTGAGTCTAAATCTTCAAGTTCTTTGCTCTTTGAAAGTTGTGTATCTACCCACTGCTCTAGCCAGTATCTCCATCTTCCATTTACTTTACTTCTTTCTGACTCTGCTGACCTCTGTATGGTTTCTGTTGGTTAGTTTGAAAACCTTAATCTACAAAACAACCAGGTAAAAGCAAATGAAAGAGAACAAGCTTACTCTATGGTTAAATGagtattcttttattctttctctctTGAGAACCGTTTCTTTCATGCTTATGCAAGAGCTGTCTAACTCTTCCTTCGATGGAGTGCTCTCATCACACTTTCTTTCACTGTTTGAGTCCATCTGAAATGAGAAAACCATGTTTCAAATTCTAAACTGTACAATGATATGTAGCAAACAGAAACaacataattgataaaaaagcaGAATGTGGCTGTAGCAGTTTGATAATTAACAGCTGCAATGTGATGATGTAGTGTAACCTGTTACGCTCACCCTAATTATCTTGTCTTTTGAATCATGCAACTCTTCATTTTCAGTGTAGTCACATCTCCCTTCAACCATTTGAAGCCTCCTTGCACAGACCTGTGATTGGATGCTCACAATGGACTGCAAGCACTTAAGAGTACTCATAGCTTGGCGTCTTACTGCTCTGCCACGAATGATAGCTTGTAGTTTCACTATTCCCTTCAATGCCCTCAAAGCCTTCCTAGCCTGTGAATAGGAGAACACAATGGCAAAGAATAGAGTAAGCTGACTTTGGTTTCTTCTTCCACTTATTAGTATTAGTTTCTGTCACTACTagtattattcttttttctaattttagttaACTCTTTTGTTCTCTTTGGAGTTGaattttgtaaaatgtttgAAGAAATATCTTAGTATCTGACAAATTTCAGCTTATAGTACCTGATTCACATGTCTCTCATTAAAGTCAAGTTTGCATAAAATTCTGTATAAGCACTTATATGAGAAAAGGTTATGCAAAGAGTTCTTAAGGTGAcacaaatcaaagaaaacaagttGGACAAACTCACTCACCAGGTAACCCCTAAATGCAGTTTGAATTTTGATGACTGCAGCAGATTCTTGAATGTCCCTCTTGCACTGGTGTGCGAACTGAGGAGCAGCATTACTAGTTTTGAGAGGTTGAGATTCTTCTGACTTTTCTTTGCAAATAAGGGTAGATTGTGAGACCCCAGTGAGGCGAACAACCTCAACAGCAGCATGTGCAGCAGTAACAGCAGCTTCAGCAGCTGCTGCTGAGGCAATGGCCACTGTTAAAGCATGCTTGCTTTGTTCTTCCTCTGCTTCGCTTAGTGTTGTCTCTTTTGATGGAAGTGGAGCTGTAATTGAAGGTAATCTCTTGTTCTTTAGCCTTCCAAATATCCATTTCCTTCTTTTATccttaagaaagaaagaagttcTCTGTCTCATGAGAAACAGAATCTAAGTCAAAGACTTGATTTTAAGAAACAAGCTCAAGACTTACCTTATCTTGTGTGGGATCCCTCAAAAAGAGCCTCTTCACCAGACTAAACCAGCTCTTCTTCTTGGCCATTTAACAATGTCACATGGGTCAGCTTCAACGTCTGTGATCTGAAAATTTGCCAATTAGCATATCCTCTTCTACACAATATATCTTGGTTTGTGGTTACCTAAATCTAAACTTCTCCAATCACTTTTGAAGAGTGGATGTGTGAAATGTACGATTGTTTGGTGGCGAGGCATTGATTTAAGTATTGTAATTGTACAACTAAAACGTTAGACGTGTCCAAAAAGACGAAACAGTTTGCAGAACTTGTCGTAGATTTAGATTCTTAGTTGAATAAGTAGTGACAGCAAAGTCCAAACACATGTACACGAATCAGAACCTTGATTTCTGAGCAAAATTAAGCATGAATGCACACAAACCAAGATAGTTGGGATAAATTAGGAACAGATTTGGAGAGAGATCCAAGTTAATTACTTACCCATTTTCCGGAATCCAATAAAAAAGACTATTGCCAGCGTTTCAAAAGAGCTTGGTGCATGGGAACAAGTGCATTGCTGTCATTCATTATAGTCAGATGGAATAGCCTTGAAACCAGCAAACATTCTTTATAATATCAGTTACCCAAACCAAGAATGTGGAACTTTGGGTGGATTTCATCAGTGAATGTGCACAAATTCCAAGACTTTTTCCTCTATAGGAGCAGAAATTCCTATTCCTGGCTAGCACTGAAAACCTCTTGTGGAGTGGATATGACTTTTATGTGGGTGCAACTGCAATCATTCATAATTTCCCTCTTCATCAATCTTCATGATGAGTTTCTCCTGTTCCAAAATGTGGGGTCTCCAAGAGAAAGTAATGCTCAAGAGCCATTCCTCTTGAACTTCATGGGTCCTGCTGTTCTCATTTTCTCTCCATCTCTCTTTTTTCCAACTGTAGCAGACATGTTCATATGTCTGTTGGGTTTGAAATGACAGAACAGCCCCTTATTGATCTCTGATACCATCACCAAATACCAAGCAATAGACTACTACCCTTCAATTTTTTGTATGTGCTTGTGAATTAGCCGAGGGAGGGTAGGGTCAGAACTTCATGTGGTATACGTATGACTACCATATACTAACTTGTTATAGAAAAATAGACAGAGATAGAGATCTAAATATATGTATGGCAGTGCTTTGCACCACTTGTCATGTCTTTGTATCATACAAGTTTGGCCTAAACATAAATTGAGCTTGCTTTTTGTATGTATGGAAATGGAAATGTAGAGAGCAAGACTTAAATACTCTCACACttgatttgtttgtttgatCCTGAACAGTTAGGCATGTGTGAGAGTAGTCACATCAAGTAGAGAGATATGAAGGTGTGAATATATGTACGATTAGCATTATTAGAAATGTAGTATGACAGTGTTAGAGAAGCATTGGGAGACATTGTTGACATTGTTGACATAGTTACAGGTAGGTGTGGGGAAGTGCATAATTGAGCAGTGTGGAGAGTGGACACATAATGTGGAAAGGGTAGGGAATGTGGGGGAAAAAAACAAAGGAGATTTGGTTTATAAGAGGGAAGACAGCTGTAAAAGGACCCAAAAAGAGGAATTGTCATAATACATTCTCACCACATCTTTTGAAAAAGAGTTAAGTTTAAGAGAGAGAGTTTGGTTTGGTTGTAGCTAGAGAAGCAAAAGGAGAAAGTGTGAGACTAGAGTTTACTTAGAAAACAAGTGTTGGATGGTGATGA comes from the Vigna radiata var. radiata cultivar VC1973A chromosome 2, Vradiata_ver6, whole genome shotgun sequence genome and includes:
- the LOC106779375 gene encoding protein IQ-DOMAIN 14 codes for the protein MAKKKSWFSLVKRLFLRDPTQDKDKRRKWIFGRLKNKRLPSITAPLPSKETTLSEAEEEQSKHALTVAIASAAAAEAAVTAAHAAVEVVRLTGVSQSTLICKEKSEESQPLKTSNAAPQFAHQCKRDIQESAAVIKIQTAFRGYLARKALRALKGIVKLQAIIRGRAVRRQAMSTLKCLQSIVSIQSQVCARRLQMVEGRCDYTENEELHDSKDKIIRMDSNSERKCDESTPSKEELDSSCISMKETVLKRERIKEYSFNHRRSAESERSKVNGRWRYWLEQWVDTQLSKSKELEDLDSVFSSHARSGDEYGSRQLKVRSINRQNTVEGLDSPTMGSRRSFPHRRQCSVGEDQSFSSSPATPAYMAATESAKAKARSTSSPKIRTGGNIDMNSDSYSPCKKKLSIASSINSEVLSGGRMAKFSGNQQRSPSFKGLSVPIKSSRTIKDLSINSDCSLPNWGPQGSFK